From Lysinibacillus sp. SGAir0095, the proteins below share one genomic window:
- the addA gene encoding helicase-exonuclease AddAB subunit AddA — MGLSIPEKQPDVTWTDEQWKAIWATGQDTLVSAAAGSGKTAVLINRMIEKVISSDNPIDVDELLVVTFTNASAAEMRHRMAEALEKEIAKDPRNQHLRRQLSLVNKAQISTLHSFCLAIVRQYAYLIEIDPGFRIANEGESALLRDDVLAQCLEEAYDQEDEAKVNAVYRLVDSFTSDRDDQAIETLINKLYDTSRVHPEPTKWLHSLSLQYNLPENMTIDELPFIEPLKNSIKFSLEEALAHIEEMRQYSLKPDGPAPYGETAKLDTALIEEARRIITHRTWQEAYDFFTTLKWPGIARIPKDSCDPELKEMGQKKREQAKKIVNQLKESFFQRKPHRLLEEMRLMAPIIETLVELTESFSEKFKEAKLQRGLVDFSDLEHYALEILTVEEDGKLQPSPVALDFKEKFKEVLVDEYQDTNMLQETILQLVKSGSEIDGNLFMVGDVKQSIYRFRLAEPMLFLNKYNLFEQDPISNGLKIDLNANFRSRKEVLHGTNYVFEQIMGETVGEIHYDEKAGLKPGAPYNEADMPIELAIIYEEDPDDAIEESTEETAADFQMEEEILKSQAEARFIIKRIRELMDSGATVYDAKQKDPAKRVRPMQYSDIVILMRSMTWSNDLVEEFKSAGIPLYAESSKGYFEALEVMVMLNVLKIVDNPYQDIPLASVLRAPFIGCTENELAKIRLVNRKAPYYDAVKQFVEEEQSGLNTDTAVKLQRFLTQLETWRNSARRGSLSDLIWKIYLDTNYYEMVGAMTNGKQRQANLRTLHDRALMYEKTSFRGLFRFLRFIDRMRSRGDDLGVAKSIGEKDDVVRLVTIHSSKGLEYPVVFLAGLGRSFNQMDFNNAYLFDQQFGLAVKAIDPDDRIMYTSLPFLAMKEKKILELKAEEMRILYVAMTRAKERLILVGTVKDWEKVSSKWCEIQHLPTDAMLPEYLRARAKNYLDWVGPAVARHESFKAFSNEEYKPIDDASKWVISPISNTFFMNALYSQDEGELEEPGVQEVDEVLLSKLQKQYTTPYAHLSSVTKKSKTSVSEIKRIESLQREEEPETQIMQTKTVSAKKRPLFLQEKKLSATEIGTVVHTVMQHVPKVGFTKLDEVVAYLKVLVERKLLTEEEIQVVNPEKVYKFFLSNIGQRFTGAKQLYREIPFTLSIEDEEGDSQIIQGILDCLFQDEEGKWVLLDYKTDKILPAFTEEPSLTNEMKKRYGVQLRIYTEAIETILQVKVDEKVLYLYNAEKEIRLD, encoded by the coding sequence ATGGGACTATCAATTCCTGAAAAACAACCTGACGTAACCTGGACGGATGAACAATGGAAAGCGATTTGGGCTACTGGACAGGATACCCTTGTTTCAGCAGCTGCTGGTTCAGGTAAAACTGCAGTGCTCATTAATCGAATGATTGAAAAAGTAATTTCCAGTGATAATCCGATTGATGTGGATGAGCTGCTAGTTGTAACCTTTACAAACGCATCAGCAGCAGAAATGCGTCATCGTATGGCAGAGGCTTTAGAAAAAGAAATTGCCAAAGACCCTCGTAATCAGCATCTGCGTAGACAGCTTAGCTTAGTAAATAAAGCACAAATATCTACCTTGCACTCATTTTGTTTAGCTATAGTTCGCCAATATGCCTATCTAATCGAAATAGATCCAGGATTTCGAATTGCGAATGAAGGAGAATCAGCATTACTTCGCGATGATGTCTTAGCGCAATGTTTGGAAGAAGCCTATGATCAAGAAGATGAAGCAAAAGTAAATGCGGTTTATCGATTAGTGGATAGTTTTACATCTGACCGTGATGACCAGGCTATCGAAACATTGATCAATAAATTGTATGACACGTCACGAGTTCATCCTGAACCAACAAAATGGTTACATTCATTATCTTTGCAATATAACTTACCGGAAAATATGACGATCGATGAGCTTCCTTTTATTGAACCGTTAAAAAATTCCATTAAATTTAGTCTAGAAGAAGCACTGGCCCATATCGAAGAAATGCGTCAATATTCTTTAAAACCGGATGGACCAGCCCCTTACGGAGAAACAGCAAAGTTGGATACAGCGCTAATTGAGGAAGCAAGACGTATTATTACCCATAGAACTTGGCAGGAAGCTTATGATTTTTTCACTACGTTAAAATGGCCAGGAATTGCTAGAATTCCAAAGGATAGCTGTGATCCCGAACTGAAGGAAATGGGGCAGAAGAAAAGAGAACAAGCCAAAAAGATTGTAAATCAACTAAAAGAATCATTCTTTCAACGTAAACCACACCGGTTGTTAGAGGAAATGCGGTTGATGGCACCGATTATCGAAACTTTAGTCGAGTTAACGGAAAGCTTTAGTGAGAAATTTAAAGAAGCCAAGCTACAAAGAGGATTAGTTGATTTTTCGGATTTAGAGCATTATGCTTTAGAAATTTTAACAGTCGAGGAGGATGGGAAACTACAACCATCCCCGGTTGCATTGGATTTCAAAGAAAAATTCAAAGAAGTGTTAGTCGATGAATACCAGGATACAAACATGCTGCAGGAGACGATTTTACAGCTTGTCAAAAGTGGCAGCGAAATCGATGGAAACTTATTTATGGTGGGCGACGTTAAACAATCAATTTACCGTTTCCGTCTGGCCGAGCCAATGCTCTTTTTAAATAAGTACAATTTGTTTGAACAAGACCCAATTTCAAATGGCTTAAAAATTGACTTAAATGCAAACTTCCGTAGTCGGAAAGAGGTTTTACACGGGACAAATTATGTGTTTGAGCAAATAATGGGTGAGACAGTAGGGGAAATCCATTATGATGAAAAGGCTGGTCTTAAGCCGGGTGCTCCATATAATGAAGCGGACATGCCAATTGAATTAGCAATTATATACGAAGAAGACCCCGATGATGCTATTGAAGAATCAACGGAAGAAACGGCAGCAGATTTTCAAATGGAAGAGGAAATTCTTAAGTCTCAGGCAGAGGCACGTTTTATTATTAAACGTATCCGTGAATTAATGGATAGTGGAGCCACGGTTTATGATGCCAAACAAAAAGACCCAGCAAAACGCGTTCGTCCTATGCAATATAGTGATATTGTGATTTTAATGCGTTCCATGACTTGGTCCAATGATTTAGTGGAAGAATTTAAGTCCGCGGGAATTCCTTTATATGCAGAATCCTCAAAGGGATACTTTGAAGCACTTGAAGTCATGGTAATGTTGAATGTACTAAAGATTGTTGATAATCCATACCAGGACATTCCTTTAGCTTCAGTATTAAGAGCGCCTTTTATCGGCTGTACAGAAAACGAATTGGCTAAAATTCGTTTGGTTAATCGTAAAGCACCCTATTATGATGCTGTAAAACAATTTGTTGAAGAAGAGCAATCTGGTCTAAATACGGATACGGCTGTGAAACTTCAAAGGTTTCTAACCCAGCTTGAAACGTGGAGAAATTCAGCACGGAGAGGTTCTTTATCCGATTTAATATGGAAGATTTATCTAGACACGAACTATTATGAAATGGTTGGTGCTATGACAAATGGGAAACAGCGACAAGCGAATTTAAGGACCCTGCATGATCGAGCCTTGATGTACGAGAAAACATCTTTCCGCGGACTTTTCCGTTTTTTACGCTTTATCGATCGTATGCGTTCTCGTGGAGATGATTTAGGGGTGGCTAAGTCCATTGGAGAAAAGGATGATGTAGTGCGTCTTGTCACAATTCATTCATCGAAAGGACTTGAATATCCTGTTGTGTTTTTAGCTGGGTTAGGGCGAAGTTTCAATCAAATGGACTTTAATAATGCCTATTTGTTTGACCAACAATTTGGATTAGCAGTAAAGGCGATTGATCCAGACGATCGTATCATGTACACGTCACTGCCATTTCTTGCGATGAAAGAAAAGAAGATACTCGAGTTAAAGGCAGAAGAAATGCGTATATTGTATGTGGCAATGACAAGGGCGAAGGAGCGATTAATCCTGGTAGGTACTGTGAAGGATTGGGAGAAAGTCAGTTCAAAGTGGTGTGAGATTCAACACCTTCCAACGGATGCCATGCTGCCAGAATATCTACGTGCACGTGCAAAGAATTACTTGGATTGGGTTGGACCAGCAGTTGCCAGACATGAAAGTTTTAAAGCATTTAGTAATGAAGAGTATAAGCCGATAGACGACGCATCCAAATGGGTTATTTCACCTATTTCGAATACTTTCTTTATGAATGCATTATATTCACAGGATGAAGGTGAATTGGAAGAGCCGGGAGTACAAGAGGTTGATGAAGTATTGCTAAGTAAATTACAGAAGCAATATACTACGCCATATGCTCATTTAAGCTCTGTAACCAAAAAATCAAAAACCAGTGTTTCTGAGATTAAACGAATCGAAAGCTTACAACGTGAGGAAGAACCCGAGACACAAATAATGCAAACGAAAACTGTTTCCGCTAAGAAAAGGCCGCTGTTTTTACAGGAGAAAAAATTATCAGCAACAGAAATTGGTACTGTTGTACATACTGTGATGCAGCATGTACCAAAAGTAGGGTTTACTAAGCTTGACGAAGTTGTCGCTTACTTGAAAGTGCTGGTTGAAAGAAAACTGCTAACTGAAGAGGAGATACAAGTTGTAAATCCTGAGAAGGTTTATAAATTCTTTTTAAGTAATATTGGACAGCGTTTTACTGGTGCAAAACAATTGTATCGGGAAATTCCATTTACTTTAAGCATTGAAGATGAAGAGGGAGATTCACAAATCATTCAGGGGATATTAGACTGTTTATTCCAAGATGAAGAAGGCAAATGGGTTTTGCTCGATTATAAAACAGATAAAATTTTACCTGCTTTCACAGAAGAACCTTCTTTAACAAATGAAATGAAAAAACGCTATGGTGTTCAATTAAGAATATATACTGAGGCAATTGAAACGATCCTGCAAGTAAAAGTCGATGAGAAAGTGTTGTATTTATATAATGCAGAGAAAGAAATCAGACTAGATTAA
- a CDS encoding DUF418 domain-containing protein, which produces MNFQPTTLNERVDSLDILRGFSLLGILLVNMFAFYLPMPHIDLGNWFTEAKDIIWHQTLDIYVQSSFYPLFSMLFGYGLAMQFMKAERTGISFYKFAPKRLVILLIIGLMHAFFIWWGDILTMYAFCGFFLILFLRFGSGWLLTFGFVINGIMQLFFIGIFALSGMANMEIEEQAVDITMINNAISAYGIGSWTDAFLQRLDDLSLQMGIAMWISSLLTILPYMLIGAAFAKWRLIERGKELKGFWITLTVICLALGLFIKSTPFLFTRTYLLDYLKVYVGGPILSIGYIGVVVCLCMIPVIPKLLKPLAKAGRMSLTLYLMQSIICTLIFYNFGFGLYGEVDVQMGTLIAIGIFVIQVIIAELWFIKFKQGPIELLVKKLTYR; this is translated from the coding sequence GTGAATTTTCAACCTACGACTTTAAATGAGAGGGTCGATTCTCTCGATATTTTGCGCGGATTTAGTTTATTGGGAATTCTACTGGTAAACATGTTCGCCTTTTATTTACCGATGCCCCATATTGATCTAGGTAACTGGTTTACAGAAGCGAAGGATATTATATGGCATCAAACATTGGATATTTACGTGCAGAGCAGCTTCTATCCATTATTTTCGATGCTGTTTGGCTATGGGTTAGCGATGCAATTTATGAAGGCTGAACGAACAGGTATAAGCTTTTATAAATTTGCCCCAAAACGTTTAGTAATTTTGCTAATAATTGGTTTGATGCACGCGTTTTTCATTTGGTGGGGAGATATTTTAACGATGTATGCCTTTTGTGGTTTTTTTCTAATTCTATTCCTCCGTTTCGGTAGTGGCTGGTTATTAACTTTTGGATTTGTAATCAATGGCATCATGCAGCTATTTTTCATAGGCATTTTTGCATTATCAGGAATGGCGAATATGGAGATTGAAGAGCAGGCAGTTGATATAACAATGATTAACAATGCAATTTCCGCCTATGGGATTGGTAGCTGGACAGATGCTTTTCTGCAAAGATTGGATGATTTGTCGCTGCAAATGGGAATTGCTATGTGGATTTCTTCCTTGTTGACAATTCTTCCATATATGCTGATTGGTGCAGCTTTCGCAAAATGGCGTTTAATTGAAAGAGGAAAAGAGCTAAAAGGATTTTGGATTACATTGACAGTTATTTGTTTAGCGTTAGGTCTTTTTATTAAAAGTACGCCTTTCTTATTTACTCGTACTTATTTATTAGATTATTTAAAGGTTTATGTAGGTGGGCCAATTCTTTCAATTGGATATATTGGGGTTGTTGTTTGCCTATGCATGATTCCTGTAATACCAAAGCTTCTTAAGCCTCTTGCTAAGGCTGGACGGATGTCACTTACACTTTACCTTATGCAATCTATTATTTGTACACTAATATTCTATAATTTTGGATTTGGCTTGTATGGAGAAGTGGATGTACAGATGGGAACATTGATTGCAATTGGAATTTTTGTAATCCAAGTCATCATTGCAGAGCTTTGGTTTATAAAGTTCAAACAAGGACCAATAGAGCTATTAGTTAAGAAATTAACGTATAGATGA
- a CDS encoding fumarylacetoacetate hydrolase family protein produces the protein MKILSFKLNGEVKFGPKVKKEEAVWDVLAIQEELKILPSFPTQIIDGIALGFDFVEQIRKLVEAANNTVEAEKYKLSFSEIEWLSPIPRTPKNILCIGKNYNEHAKEMGAQAAPLDLVVFTKSPTSIAADGQQLPIHEGKTSSLDYEGELAIVIGKKGKDIPKNLAFDYIFGYTIANDITARDLQERHIQYFLGKSLEGTCPLGPYIVSKDEITDPQNLTVVTKVNGEVRQNGTTNDMVFSLEELVSTLSQYVTLEPGDVILTGTPAGVGKGMNPPTFLKVGDEVKVSIQGIGTLSNRFVSQP, from the coding sequence ATGAAGATTTTATCGTTCAAATTAAATGGAGAAGTGAAATTCGGGCCGAAAGTGAAAAAAGAGGAAGCAGTTTGGGATGTTCTAGCTATACAAGAAGAGCTTAAAATTCTCCCTTCTTTTCCAACACAGATTATTGATGGAATTGCATTAGGTTTTGACTTTGTTGAACAAATTCGTAAATTAGTTGAAGCAGCAAATAATACTGTTGAGGCTGAAAAATATAAACTTTCATTTTCAGAAATTGAGTGGCTTTCGCCTATTCCAAGAACGCCAAAGAATATTTTATGTATTGGTAAAAACTATAATGAGCATGCGAAAGAAATGGGGGCACAGGCTGCTCCGTTAGATTTGGTGGTATTTACAAAATCACCAACATCTATTGCTGCTGATGGACAACAATTACCAATTCACGAAGGGAAAACAAGTTCACTTGATTACGAAGGTGAACTTGCTATAGTAATAGGAAAGAAAGGGAAAGATATTCCAAAAAACCTTGCCTTTGACTACATTTTCGGCTATACAATTGCAAATGATATTACAGCACGCGACTTACAAGAACGCCATATCCAGTATTTCTTAGGAAAAAGCTTGGAAGGTACATGTCCGCTTGGGCCATATATCGTTTCAAAAGATGAAATTACTGATCCTCAGAATTTAACAGTTGTTACAAAAGTAAATGGGGAAGTTCGTCAGAATGGTACAACAAACGATATGGTATTCTCTTTAGAAGAGTTAGTTTCAACTCTATCTCAATATGTAACGCTGGAGCCTGGTGATGTAATTTTAACTGGTACTCCTGCTGGGGTTGGTAAAGGAATGAATCCACCAACCTTCTTAAAAGTAGGAGATGAAGTAAAAGTTTCCATCCAAGGAATTGGAACACTTTCAAATCGATTTGTATCACAACCATAA
- a CDS encoding YisL family protein yields the protein MDFLTSSTHLHITTWVVALLLFFVAAFTSKSKGIHMALRLFYILVIITGGALFIEAMDYGQGMLYGIKFLLGILVIGMMEMVLVRQAKNKPTTMFWALFAISLFAVLFMGFKLQMGFNFLA from the coding sequence ATGGACTTTCTAACAAGCTCAACACACTTACACATTACCACTTGGGTAGTTGCTTTATTACTATTTTTCGTGGCAGCATTTACTTCAAAATCTAAAGGGATTCACATGGCATTACGTTTGTTCTATATCCTAGTCATTATTACTGGTGGTGCATTATTCATTGAAGCAATGGATTATGGACAAGGGATGCTATACGGCATTAAATTCCTTCTAGGGATTTTAGTTATCGGTATGATGGAAATGGTTTTAGTCCGTCAAGCTAAAAACAAGCCAACTACAATGTTTTGGGCACTATTTGCTATTTCTCTATTTGCAGTATTATTTATGGGCTTCAAATTACAAATGGGCTTCAATTTCTTAGCTTAA
- a CDS encoding alpha-amylase family glycosyl hydrolase: MKLKKWISATVASALFATTFSFTTVAKAQETKTIADETIYDLLVDRYFNATSENDYNANPKDNTQFAGGDFRGLIDKFSLITDMGYSIVSIGSVFKTEKYDGSMVTSYREIEPHFGTADELKEVINTFSKSNVKVMIDFPLTNVSENHEWAQDPAKAEWIAGTSEGKVQWDLQNEEVQQALLDAVVDFVSTYDVGGVRLTNLSNADTEFVNELIAAIKDGNEGFYVISNEESDANFDAKYFSETTESFRNVYKNVDQDSSNLLTNIEPYVKGEQAPAQLMLDNLLTDRFTLTVEAYPPTRTRMGIVATLLLPGVPVTQYGTELIMNGKAGAEAHQLYNFKTDEEMIDLIGDVQTLRSQSETLRNGEFKLLKNENGYLAFERYSDKERWIVVINNTGKTNRIDISEEDLGPDKELHALLDSDTIRVNKDGNYPIILDREIVEIFQVKEERGINKGYLAALAIVYILFIAFIVAIIKRGKRRRAEQ; this comes from the coding sequence TTGAAGTTAAAAAAATGGATTAGCGCCACAGTGGCGTCAGCTTTATTCGCTACAACATTTTCTTTCACGACAGTTGCGAAAGCGCAAGAAACAAAAACGATTGCAGACGAAACAATATATGATTTATTAGTAGACCGTTATTTTAACGCTACTTCAGAAAACGATTACAATGCAAACCCAAAAGATAACACTCAATTTGCAGGTGGGGACTTTAGAGGTTTAATTGATAAATTTTCCTTAATAACAGATATGGGCTATAGTATTGTCTCAATTGGCTCAGTTTTCAAAACGGAAAAATATGACGGCTCCATGGTAACCAGCTATCGTGAGATTGAACCGCATTTCGGTACAGCAGACGAACTGAAAGAAGTAATCAATACTTTTTCTAAAAGTAATGTAAAAGTTATGATTGATTTCCCTTTAACCAATGTAAGTGAAAATCATGAATGGGCACAAGATCCAGCAAAAGCCGAATGGATTGCAGGTACTTCAGAAGGCAAGGTGCAATGGGATTTGCAAAATGAGGAAGTTCAGCAAGCTTTGCTAGACGCGGTAGTAGATTTTGTCTCAACGTATGATGTTGGAGGCGTTCGACTTACAAACTTGTCTAACGCAGATACAGAATTTGTAAATGAATTGATTGCAGCTATTAAAGATGGTAATGAAGGGTTCTATGTCATTTCGAACGAGGAAAGCGATGCGAATTTTGATGCAAAGTATTTTTCGGAAACTACTGAATCTTTCCGTAATGTATATAAAAATGTAGACCAAGATTCATCTAATCTTTTAACGAATATTGAACCATATGTAAAAGGGGAACAAGCACCTGCTCAGCTAATGCTTGATAATTTATTGACAGACCGTTTCACGTTAACTGTTGAAGCTTATCCTCCAACGAGAACGCGAATGGGGATTGTCGCTACCTTACTATTACCAGGTGTTCCTGTAACGCAATATGGAACTGAACTGATTATGAATGGTAAAGCAGGAGCGGAAGCACATCAGCTTTATAATTTTAAAACGGATGAAGAGATGATTGACCTTATTGGAGATGTTCAAACATTACGTTCCCAATCTGAAACTCTAAGAAATGGTGAATTTAAGCTACTTAAAAATGAAAATGGCTACTTAGCATTCGAGCGTTACTCTGATAAGGAAAGATGGATTGTTGTCATCAATAATACTGGGAAAACAAATAGAATTGATATATCAGAAGAAGATCTAGGACCAGATAAAGAGCTTCATGCTTTGTTGGACAGTGACACGATTCGAGTGAACAAGGATGGTAATTACCCTATTATTCTAGATCGGGAAATTGTTGAGATTTTCCAGGTGAAAGAAGAACGAGGTATCAACAAAGGCTATTTAGCAGCATTAGCGATTGTCTATATTTTATTTATCGCCTTTATAGTAGCCATTATTAAACGCGGTAAAAGAAGAAGAGCAGAACAATAA
- a CDS encoding ABC transporter ATP-binding protein, whose product MKGNELLKINNLHTGFRIKDTFYDAVDGVSLTVKKNEILAIVGESGCGKSTLATSVMGLYDQNKTRVQGEILFDNKNLAALSEEEMNDIRGFQISMIFQDPLSALNPLMRIGEQIEEGLNYHTTLNKTERDNRVLELLQQVGIRNPERVARQFPHQLSGGMRQRVIIAIAIACKPQIIIADEPTTALDVTIQAQILDLLIDLQAETEAGIILITHDLGVVAEVADRVAVMYAGEIIEEATVEELFENPKHPYTRSLFNSIPQMNSQSERLNVIEGIVPSLMNLPRSGCRFSTRIPWIPAEAHEENPALHEISPGHFVRCTCWKEFNFKTDKGGGTHELYANK is encoded by the coding sequence TTGAAAGGAAATGAACTTTTAAAGATTAATAACTTACATACTGGATTTCGTATTAAAGATACATTTTACGATGCAGTGGACGGCGTTTCATTAACAGTAAAGAAAAATGAAATACTTGCAATCGTAGGTGAATCAGGGTGTGGCAAGAGTACACTTGCAACATCTGTTATGGGTCTTTACGACCAGAATAAAACGCGCGTACAAGGCGAAATATTATTCGATAATAAAAACCTGGCAGCTCTTTCAGAAGAGGAAATGAACGACATTCGAGGTTTTCAAATTAGTATGATTTTCCAAGATCCTCTCTCAGCATTAAATCCGCTTATGCGTATTGGAGAGCAAATTGAAGAAGGTCTAAACTATCATACTACGCTAAATAAGACGGAGAGAGATAATAGAGTACTAGAATTATTGCAGCAAGTAGGGATTCGCAATCCAGAACGTGTAGCTCGGCAGTTCCCGCACCAATTATCAGGTGGTATGAGACAAAGGGTTATTATTGCAATAGCAATTGCTTGTAAACCTCAAATCATCATTGCGGATGAGCCAACTACAGCATTGGATGTAACGATTCAAGCTCAGATTCTAGATTTATTGATCGATTTACAGGCTGAAACAGAAGCGGGTATTATACTAATTACCCATGACCTAGGGGTAGTTGCAGAAGTTGCAGACCGTGTAGCAGTTATGTATGCAGGAGAAATTATTGAAGAAGCAACGGTAGAAGAATTGTTTGAAAATCCTAAGCATCCTTATACTCGTTCTTTGTTTAACTCAATACCTCAGATGAATTCACAATCAGAGCGATTAAATGTAATTGAAGGTATTGTTCCTTCATTAATGAACCTTCCACGGTCTGGCTGTCGCTTCTCTACTCGTATTCCATGGATACCAGCAGAAGCCCATGAGGAAAATCCAGCACTTCATGAAATTTCACCAGGACATTTTGTCCGCTGTACATGTTGGAAAGAGTTTAATTTCAAAACGGATAAAGGGGGCGGGACACATGAGCTTTATGCAAATAAATGA
- a CDS encoding ATP-binding cassette domain-containing protein: MSFMQINDLKVHYPVRGGFFNTVIDQVLAVDGITMEFERGKAYGLVGESGCGKSTTGKALIGLEKITNGSIIYEGEDVTNRRRSRKSSFNRDVQMIFQDAHSSLNPRKRVKDIIAEPIRNFLSLTPKEEERKISELLEIVGMPEDAKFKYPHEFSGGQKQRLGIARAIATNPKLIIADEPVSALDLSVQAQVLNFMKDIQNEFGLSYLFISHDLGVVKHMCDHISIMYKGRFVETGTKDDIYTNPQHIYTKRLLSAIPEVSPVGRENRKRERIRVEQNYQAEHKNYFDENERVFDLLQVSNSHYVAATSQVKGVL; encoded by the coding sequence ATGAGCTTTATGCAAATAAATGATTTAAAAGTTCACTATCCTGTTCGCGGCGGATTCTTCAATACTGTTATAGACCAAGTACTTGCAGTTGATGGTATTACTATGGAATTTGAAAGAGGAAAGGCATATGGATTAGTTGGGGAATCTGGCTGTGGAAAATCCACAACAGGGAAAGCTCTAATTGGTCTAGAGAAGATTACGAATGGCAGTATCATTTACGAAGGTGAAGACGTAACAAACAGAAGAAGAAGTCGGAAATCTTCTTTTAATCGTGATGTTCAAATGATATTCCAAGATGCTCATTCAAGCTTGAATCCTCGTAAACGAGTAAAGGATATTATTGCAGAACCAATTCGTAATTTCCTTAGCCTTACGCCAAAAGAAGAAGAGAGAAAAATTAGTGAATTGCTTGAGATTGTTGGGATGCCTGAAGATGCGAAGTTTAAGTATCCTCATGAATTCTCTGGAGGACAAAAACAACGTCTAGGGATTGCACGTGCAATCGCAACAAATCCTAAACTAATTATTGCAGACGAACCCGTTTCGGCACTTGACTTATCTGTTCAAGCCCAAGTATTGAACTTTATGAAGGATATTCAAAATGAATTTGGACTCAGCTATTTATTTATATCCCACGATTTGGGTGTTGTTAAACATATGTGTGACCATATTTCCATAATGTATAAAGGTAGATTTGTAGAAACGGGTACAAAAGATGATATTTATACAAACCCACAGCATATCTACACAAAACGTTTACTTTCTGCAATACCAGAAGTTTCACCAGTTGGAAGAGAAAATCGAAAACGTGAACGAATCCGCGTAGAACAAAATTATCAAGCAGAACATAAGAATTATTTTGATGAAAATGAACGAGTATTTGATTTATTACAAGTCTCAAACTCTCATTATGTAGCGGCTACTTCACAAGTGAAGGGGGTCTTGTAG
- the opp4B gene encoding oligopeptide ABC transporter permease, with the protein MWKTIVRRVLIMIPQLFVLSIIIFILAKNMPGDPFTGLITPQTDPARIAELTEKAGLNDPVHVQYLRWMGNAFQGDFGLSYTFKRDVAALIGERALNTFWLSLLSVLLLYLIAIPLGILAGRYQNSRLDKTIVLYSFVTYAIPTFVLGLIFLFLFGYKLEWFPTSGSVDVKYDSGTFGYFWNKFYHIILPSITYAILGTTGIIQYLRSEIIDAKAMDYVRTARSKGIPMRKVYSKHIFRNSLLPIAAFLGFTITGLLGGSIFIETIFGYPGMGQLFVSSILSRDYSVITALVMLFGFLALLGSLLSDIIMSIVDPRIRIE; encoded by the coding sequence ATGTGGAAAACAATTGTAAGAAGAGTTCTAATCATGATTCCACAATTATTCGTATTGAGTATTATCATCTTTATCTTAGCGAAAAATATGCCTGGTGATCCATTTACTGGTTTAATTACACCTCAAACCGACCCAGCTCGTATTGCAGAATTAACTGAAAAAGCAGGATTAAATGATCCAGTACATGTTCAGTATTTGAGATGGATGGGAAATGCCTTCCAAGGTGATTTTGGTCTTAGTTATACGTTCAAAAGGGATGTTGCAGCCCTAATTGGTGAACGGGCACTGAATACGTTCTGGCTATCATTATTGAGTGTGCTTTTACTTTATTTAATCGCTATACCATTAGGCATATTAGCAGGAAGATATCAAAACTCTCGTTTAGATAAAACGATTGTACTGTATAGTTTTGTTACATATGCAATCCCTACATTTGTCTTAGGTTTGATTTTCTTATTCTTGTTTGGCTACAAATTGGAATGGTTCCCTACAAGTGGTAGTGTAGATGTTAAATACGATTCCGGAACTTTCGGTTATTTCTGGAACAAGTTCTATCATATTATTCTACCATCTATTACGTACGCTATCTTGGGAACAACAGGTATTATTCAATATCTGCGTTCTGAAATAATTGATGCCAAGGCAATGGATTATGTACGTACTGCTCGAAGTAAAGGGATTCCGATGAGAAAAGTGTATTCAAAACATATTTTCCGTAATTCTTTACTTCCGATTGCAGCGTTTTTAGGATTTACAATTACAGGATTATTAGGTGGATCCATCTTTATTGAAACAATTTTTGGTTATCCTGGGATGGGGCAATTATTCGTAAGTTCTATCTTATCCCGTGACTATTCTGTCATTACAGCATTAGTTATGTTATTTGGATTCTTAGCTCTTTTAGGAAGTCTATTATCCGACATTATTATGAGTATTGTTGACCCTCGCATAAGGATTGAATAG